The Terracoccus luteus genome includes a region encoding these proteins:
- the gatB gene encoding Asp-tRNA(Asn)/Glu-tRNA(Gln) amidotransferase subunit GatB, translating to MSTLTTDAVVDYDEAVATFDPVMGLEVHVELHTATKMFCGCPTEFGAEPNSQVCPVCLGLPGALPVVNEKAVESAVRIGLALNCEIAEWCRFARKNYFYPDMPKNFQTSQYDEPIAFEGHLDVELDDGTVYRVEIERAHMEEDTGKSLHIGGATGRIHGADHSLVDYNRAGIPLIEIVTKPMTGAGERAPEVAKAYVAALRELLRALDVSDVKMEQGSMRCDANVSLRPRVGEPTSAEQLAVPLGTRTETKNVNSLRSVERAVRYEISRHAAVLNGGGSILQETRHWHEDTGITTSGRVKSDAEDYRYFPEPDLVPVAPAREWVDALRTTLPEPPGERRKRLQQAWGYSDLEMRDVQNAGAVELIEATVAEGASAGAARKWWLGEPSRRANAAGQRLTEYADAVGLTPARVAELESLVTSKRLNDSMARQVLDGVLDGEGDPTAVADARGLQLVSDDGALEAAVDAVIAANPDVAAKIRDGKVQAAGALIGQVMKQMKGQADAGRARELILAKLQ from the coding sequence ATGAGCACGCTGACGACGGATGCCGTCGTGGACTACGACGAGGCCGTGGCCACCTTCGACCCGGTCATGGGTCTCGAGGTGCACGTCGAGCTGCACACGGCGACGAAGATGTTCTGCGGCTGCCCGACGGAGTTCGGCGCGGAGCCCAACTCGCAGGTGTGCCCCGTGTGCCTCGGTCTGCCCGGCGCCCTGCCGGTCGTCAACGAGAAGGCGGTCGAGTCGGCCGTGCGCATCGGCCTCGCCCTCAACTGCGAGATCGCCGAGTGGTGCCGCTTCGCGCGCAAGAACTACTTCTACCCCGACATGCCGAAGAACTTCCAGACGTCGCAGTACGACGAGCCCATCGCGTTCGAGGGCCACCTCGACGTCGAGCTCGACGACGGCACGGTCTACCGCGTCGAGATCGAGCGCGCGCACATGGAGGAGGACACCGGCAAGTCGCTGCACATCGGCGGCGCGACGGGCCGCATCCACGGCGCCGACCACTCGCTCGTCGACTACAACCGGGCCGGCATCCCGCTCATCGAGATCGTCACCAAGCCGATGACGGGCGCGGGGGAGCGGGCCCCGGAGGTGGCCAAGGCCTACGTCGCCGCGCTGCGCGAGCTGCTGCGCGCCCTCGACGTCAGCGACGTCAAGATGGAGCAGGGCTCGATGCGCTGCGACGCCAACGTCTCGCTGCGTCCGCGGGTCGGGGAGCCCACGAGCGCCGAGCAGCTGGCCGTCCCCCTCGGCACCCGCACCGAGACGAAGAACGTCAACTCGCTGCGCTCGGTCGAGCGGGCCGTGCGCTACGAGATCTCGCGCCACGCCGCCGTGCTCAACGGCGGCGGCAGCATCCTGCAGGAGACGCGCCACTGGCACGAGGACACCGGCATCACCACCTCGGGCCGGGTCAAGTCGGACGCCGAGGACTACCGCTACTTCCCCGAGCCCGACCTCGTCCCCGTCGCGCCCGCGCGCGAGTGGGTCGACGCGCTGCGCACGACCCTGCCCGAGCCCCCCGGCGAGCGGCGCAAGCGGCTCCAGCAGGCTTGGGGCTACAGCGATCTTGAGATGCGCGACGTGCAGAACGCCGGTGCAGTCGAGCTCATCGAGGCCACCGTCGCCGAGGGTGCCTCGGCCGGCGCGGCTCGCAAGTGGTGGCTGGGTGAGCCGTCGCGGCGCGCCAACGCGGCCGGCCAGCGCCTCACGGAGTACGCGGATGCCGTGGGGCTGACGCCCGCACGGGTCGCCGAGCTCGAGTCGCTCGTCACCTCGAAGCGCCTCAACGACTCGATGGCCCGCCAGGTGCTCGACGGGGTGCTCGACGGTGAGGGCGACCCGACGGCCGTCGCCGACGCGCGGGGGCTGCAGCTCGTGTCCGACGACGGCGCGCTCGAGGCCGCGGTCGACGCCGTCATCGCCGCCAACCCCGACGTCGCCGCCAAGATCCGCGACGGCAAGGTGCAGGCCGCCGGCGCGCTCATCGGTCAGGTGATGAAGCAGATGAAGGGCCAGGCCGACGCCGGCCGGGCCCGGGAGCTCATCCTCGCCAAGCTCCAGTAA
- a CDS encoding sialidase family protein, which yields MTGDPVATETVVAIGTRKGLWMARSRDRREWSLEGPHFLMSEVASVALDTRAGRRTVLAGVKSWHWGPTVQVSTDGGRTFTESAERALAFPADTDTALERVWQLTPDPNDPDVVWAGVEPHALFRSDDGGTRYDLVRGLWEHPHRDRWEPGFGGGAVHTIVPEPGHPEHLLVAMSAGGVYRSDDGGATWAASNTGIRAYFMPHDEYPEFGQCVHKVARGADGELYAQNHKGVYRSGDSGRSWDSIADGLPTDFGFAVLAHPSRPGTVWNVPVTDDGERIPPDARLQVQRSDDSGRTWREQSDGLPSDSYTCVLRDAACTDDVGGPGDVGPDGSPEAVGIYLGTRNGDVFASTDEGESFTRIATQLPDVLVVRAARVPVAAPAGARPGEGA from the coding sequence ATGACGGGCGACCCCGTGGCGACCGAGACCGTCGTGGCCATCGGCACGCGCAAGGGGCTGTGGATGGCCCGCAGCCGCGACCGCCGCGAGTGGTCGCTCGAGGGCCCGCACTTCCTCATGAGCGAGGTGGCCTCGGTGGCCCTCGACACCCGCGCCGGGCGGCGCACCGTGCTCGCCGGCGTGAAGTCGTGGCACTGGGGCCCGACCGTGCAGGTGAGCACCGACGGGGGCCGCACCTTCACCGAGAGCGCCGAGCGCGCGCTCGCCTTCCCGGCCGACACCGACACCGCCCTCGAGCGGGTGTGGCAGTTGACGCCGGACCCCAACGACCCCGACGTCGTCTGGGCCGGGGTCGAGCCGCACGCCCTGTTCCGCAGCGACGACGGCGGCACGCGCTACGACCTCGTCCGCGGGCTGTGGGAGCACCCGCACCGCGACCGGTGGGAGCCCGGCTTCGGCGGCGGCGCCGTGCACACGATCGTGCCCGAGCCGGGCCACCCCGAGCACCTGCTCGTCGCGATGAGCGCGGGCGGGGTCTACCGCAGCGACGACGGCGGTGCCACGTGGGCGGCGAGCAACACCGGCATCCGGGCCTACTTCATGCCCCACGACGAGTACCCCGAGTTCGGCCAGTGCGTGCACAAGGTCGCCCGCGGGGCCGACGGCGAGCTGTACGCCCAGAACCACAAGGGCGTCTACCGCTCCGGCGACAGCGGCCGGTCGTGGGACTCCATCGCCGACGGACTGCCCACCGACTTCGGCTTCGCCGTGCTCGCCCACCCGTCGCGGCCCGGCACGGTGTGGAACGTGCCCGTCACCGACGACGGCGAGCGCATCCCCCCGGACGCCCGCCTGCAGGTGCAGCGGTCCGACGACTCGGGGCGCACCTGGCGCGAGCAGTCCGACGGGCTGCCGTCGGACAGCTACACGTGCGTCCTGCGCGACGCCGCGTGCACCGACGACGTCGGTGGTCCGGGTGACGTGGGCCCCGACGGCTCTCCGGAGGCGGTCGGCATCTACCTCGGGACGCGCAACGGCGACGTCTTCGCCTCGACCGACGAGGGGGAGAGCTTCACCCGCATCGCCACCCAGCTTCCCGACGTCCTCGTGGTGCGAGCGGCGCGGGTGCCCGTCGCCGCTCCCGCGGGTGCCCGGCCGGGGGAGGGCGCGTGA
- a CDS encoding 2-hydroxyacid dehydrogenase, producing the protein MSADTASDGQPDRAGGGAPAGPDGIRPLVLSVPDPSYVDDLTDLDDLDGVEVVEWDLVGDHPRAADVHLAVVPYMNRVSLPDALPRMPSVRVLQLQSAGYEHYADDVPEGVLLANAAGVHDASTAELALTLTLASQRALPQHVRDQDRAHWPELTTGPSLADRRVLVLGYGRIGRAIVRRLLPFEVEVTVVASRARDGDELVETVHGIDELPGLAAQADVVIVIVPLTDATRGLVDAGLLARLPDDALVVNVARGGVVVTDDLVAECASGRLRAALDVTDPEPLPADHPLWSTPGVLLTPHVGGATTAMRPRALELVRRQAAALRDGRQPLNVVVGG; encoded by the coding sequence ATGAGCGCCGACACCGCGTCCGACGGCCAGCCCGACCGCGCGGGAGGGGGCGCGCCCGCCGGGCCCGACGGCATCCGACCCCTCGTGCTCTCGGTGCCCGACCCGAGCTACGTCGACGACCTGACCGACCTCGACGACCTCGACGGCGTCGAGGTCGTCGAGTGGGACCTCGTCGGTGACCACCCGCGGGCGGCCGACGTGCATCTCGCGGTGGTGCCCTACATGAACCGCGTGTCGCTGCCCGACGCGCTGCCGCGGATGCCGTCGGTACGGGTGCTGCAGCTGCAGAGCGCCGGGTACGAGCACTACGCCGACGACGTCCCCGAAGGCGTGCTGCTCGCCAACGCGGCCGGCGTGCACGACGCGAGCACCGCCGAGCTCGCCCTCACCCTCACCCTCGCCTCGCAGCGGGCGCTGCCGCAGCACGTGCGCGACCAGGACCGAGCTCACTGGCCCGAGCTGACGACCGGCCCGTCGCTCGCCGACCGCCGCGTGCTCGTGCTCGGCTACGGCCGGATCGGTCGGGCCATCGTGCGCCGCCTGCTGCCCTTCGAGGTCGAGGTCACCGTCGTCGCCTCGCGCGCCCGTGACGGCGACGAGCTCGTCGAGACGGTGCACGGCATCGACGAGCTGCCCGGGCTCGCCGCGCAGGCGGACGTCGTCATCGTCATCGTGCCCCTCACCGACGCGACGCGGGGCCTCGTGGATGCCGGTCTGCTGGCCCGGCTGCCCGACGACGCCCTCGTCGTCAACGTCGCCCGCGGCGGGGTCGTCGTCACCGACGACCTCGTGGCCGAGTGCGCGAGCGGTCGCCTGCGTGCGGCCCTCGACGTGACGGACCCCGAGCCGCTTCCCGCCGACCACCCGTTGTGGAGCACCCCCGGCGTGCTGCTCACTCCCCACGTCGGTGGGGCCACCACGGCGATGCGTCCCCGGGCGCTCGAGCTGGTGCGGCGACAGGCGGCCGCGCTGCGTGACGGGCGGCAGCCGCTCAACGTCGTCGTCGGAGGGTAG
- a CDS encoding MOSC domain-containing protein codes for MTAAARVLSVNVGRPRPNPHKRLRETGIHKEPVEALDVRDPGPKRGGLGSGVVGDTIGDTRHHGGVTQAVYAYAAEDLRWWGEQLGRDLPAGLFGENLTTEGLDLTHALVGETWRLTSEGSDEVVLRVEAPRIPCATFAGVMQERGWVKRFTAEGRTGAYLSVVRAGTIGSGAAVDVSRPGHDVDLLTVFRGLTGDLDAARRVVEAKVLHPSEHADLERVVGARTD; via the coding sequence GTGACTGCTGCCGCCCGCGTCCTCTCCGTGAACGTCGGCCGCCCGCGGCCCAACCCGCACAAGCGACTGCGCGAGACCGGCATCCACAAGGAGCCGGTCGAGGCCCTCGACGTGCGCGACCCCGGCCCCAAGCGGGGTGGCCTCGGCAGCGGCGTCGTCGGCGACACGATCGGCGACACCCGTCACCACGGCGGGGTCACGCAGGCCGTGTACGCCTACGCGGCCGAGGACCTGCGCTGGTGGGGCGAGCAGCTCGGGCGCGACCTGCCGGCGGGCCTGTTCGGCGAGAACCTCACGACGGAGGGGCTCGACCTCACCCACGCCCTCGTAGGCGAGACGTGGCGGCTGACCTCGGAGGGCTCGGACGAGGTCGTGCTGCGAGTCGAGGCGCCCCGCATCCCCTGCGCCACCTTCGCCGGCGTCATGCAGGAGCGCGGCTGGGTCAAGCGCTTCACCGCGGAGGGGCGCACCGGCGCGTACCTCTCGGTGGTCCGGGCGGGGACGATCGGCAGCGGCGCCGCGGTCGATGTCTCACGGCCGGGTCACGACGTCGACCTGCTCACCGTCTTCCGCGGGCTCACCGGCGACCTCGACGCCGCCCGCCGGGTCGTCGAGGCGAAGGTGCTGCACCCGAGCGAGCACGCCGACCTCGAGCGCGTCGTCGGGGCGCGGACCGACTGA
- the gatA gene encoding Asp-tRNA(Asn)/Glu-tRNA(Gln) amidotransferase subunit GatA: MTDLPSDLTRATAADLADALARGALSSVEVTQAHLDRIAQVDGQVHSYLHVDGEGALAQARTVDERRAAGESLGALAGVPIAVKDVMTTKGMPTTCGSRMLEGWVPPYDATVVTRLREGGLPLLGKTNMDEFAMGSSTEHSAYGPSHNPWDLERIPGGSGGGSSSVLASFQAPLATGTDTGGSIRQPAAVTATVGTKPTYGGVSRYGLVALASSLDQAGPCGRTVLDTALLHAVMAGHDPMDSTSIDAPVPPVVEAARAADVRGMRIGVVKELGGEGYQPGVRARFDESVALLEQLGAEVVEVSCPNFEYALAAYYLILPSEASSNLAKFDAMRYGLRVRPEGVQAPSAEQVMAATRDAGFGPEVKRRIILGTYALSSGYYDAYYGSAQKVRALIARDFDAAYEQADVLVSPTAPTTAFRLGDKLDDPLAMYLNDIATIPANLAGVPGMSVPSGLADEDGLPAGIQILAPAMKDERLYSVGAALEAALLDRWGGPILDRAPALGAATSTSGTTGA, encoded by the coding sequence GTGACAGACCTGCCCTCCGACCTCACCCGCGCCACCGCGGCCGACCTCGCCGACGCGCTCGCCCGAGGCGCGCTCTCGTCGGTCGAGGTGACGCAGGCGCACCTCGACCGCATCGCGCAGGTCGACGGCCAGGTGCACTCGTACCTGCACGTCGACGGCGAGGGCGCGCTCGCCCAGGCGCGCACCGTCGACGAGCGGCGCGCGGCCGGCGAGTCGCTCGGGGCGCTGGCGGGCGTGCCGATCGCCGTCAAGGACGTCATGACGACGAAGGGGATGCCGACGACGTGCGGCAGCCGCATGCTCGAGGGCTGGGTGCCGCCCTACGACGCGACCGTCGTGACGCGCCTGCGCGAGGGCGGTCTGCCGCTGCTCGGCAAGACGAACATGGACGAGTTCGCCATGGGCAGCTCGACCGAGCACTCGGCCTACGGTCCGTCGCACAACCCGTGGGACCTCGAGCGCATCCCCGGCGGCTCGGGCGGTGGCTCGAGCTCGGTGCTCGCCTCGTTCCAGGCCCCGCTCGCGACGGGCACCGACACCGGCGGCTCGATCCGCCAGCCGGCTGCCGTGACCGCGACGGTCGGCACGAAGCCGACGTACGGCGGCGTCTCGCGCTACGGGCTCGTCGCCCTCGCCAGCTCGCTGGACCAGGCCGGCCCGTGCGGCCGCACCGTGCTCGACACCGCCCTGCTGCACGCGGTCATGGCCGGTCACGACCCGATGGACTCGACCTCGATCGACGCCCCGGTGCCCCCGGTCGTCGAGGCGGCCCGCGCGGCCGACGTGCGCGGCATGCGCATCGGGGTCGTCAAGGAGCTCGGCGGCGAGGGGTACCAGCCCGGGGTCCGCGCCCGCTTCGACGAGTCGGTCGCGCTGCTCGAGCAGCTCGGCGCCGAGGTCGTCGAGGTGAGCTGCCCGAACTTCGAGTACGCCCTCGCGGCGTACTACCTCATCCTCCCGAGCGAGGCGAGCAGCAACCTCGCGAAGTTCGACGCCATGCGCTACGGCCTGCGGGTGCGCCCCGAGGGCGTGCAGGCGCCGAGCGCCGAGCAGGTCATGGCCGCCACGCGCGACGCCGGCTTCGGACCGGAGGTCAAGCGCCGCATCATCCTCGGCACCTACGCCCTCAGCTCGGGCTACTACGACGCCTACTACGGCTCGGCCCAGAAGGTGCGCGCCCTGATCGCCCGTGACTTCGACGCCGCGTACGAGCAGGCCGACGTGCTCGTCAGCCCGACCGCGCCGACGACGGCCTTCCGCCTCGGCGACAAGCTCGACGACCCGCTCGCCATGTACCTCAACGACATCGCGACCATCCCCGCGAACCTCGCCGGCGTGCCGGGCATGTCGGTGCCGTCCGGTCTCGCCGACGAGGACGGCCTGCCCGCCGGCATCCAGATCCTCGCGCCCGCGATGAAGGACGAGCGGCTCTACTCGGTGGGCGCCGCCCTCGAGGCCGCCCTGCTCGACCGATGGGGCGGGCCGATCCTCGACCGCGCGCCCGCGCTGGGCGCGGCCACCTCCACCTCCGGCACGACGGGAGCCTGA
- a CDS encoding DUF937 domain-containing protein, whose protein sequence is MSDFDEILRQVPVSQLASQWGVDESQVRDGVQNALPALLGGLQANAQDPQGADSLVSALGQHTTPVSSLDDIDEGEGQKIVGNIFGDNREQVVNQLGGLGGASGGMMAKLLPILAPIVMSWLAKKMSGQGGLGGMLGGATGGEDVSTRNSQPDSGALFPGGQGASSDTTRSPGDAGASSGGAAGSLQDILGSVLGGRSSSGSGGGSGDLLGGLLGGLLGGGKR, encoded by the coding sequence ATGTCAGACTTCGACGAGATCCTGCGACAGGTCCCCGTGAGCCAGCTGGCGAGCCAGTGGGGTGTCGACGAGTCGCAGGTGCGCGACGGCGTCCAGAACGCGCTGCCCGCCCTGCTCGGCGGCCTGCAGGCCAACGCCCAGGACCCCCAGGGCGCCGACTCGCTCGTGTCGGCGCTCGGGCAGCACACGACCCCGGTGTCCAGCCTCGACGACATCGACGAGGGCGAGGGCCAGAAGATCGTCGGCAACATCTTCGGCGACAACCGCGAGCAGGTCGTCAACCAGCTCGGCGGTCTCGGCGGCGCCTCGGGCGGCATGATGGCCAAGCTGCTGCCGATCCTCGCGCCCATCGTCATGTCGTGGCTGGCCAAGAAGATGAGCGGCCAGGGCGGTCTGGGCGGCATGCTCGGCGGGGCGACGGGCGGCGAGGACGTCTCGACCCGCAACAGCCAGCCCGACAGCGGCGCCCTCTTCCCCGGCGGGCAGGGGGCCTCGAGCGACACGACCCGCTCGCCCGGTGACGCGGGCGCGTCGTCGGGCGGCGCAGCCGGGTCGCTGCAGGACATCCTCGGCTCGGTGCTCGGCGGCCGCTCGTCGTCCGGCTCCGGCGGCGGCTCCGGCGACCTGCTCGGTGGGCTGCTCGGCGGCCTCCTCGGCGGCGGCAAGCGCTGA
- a CDS encoding PQQ-dependent sugar dehydrogenase — MTPTRRPLRRALVALALLPLALGACSSTSGPDVAGAGPSATGSPVTSSATAPTAAGSSAPSSGATGTTTTSESAGAGGGAGATTTASASPSGAPTPAAVTAPTDVLTGLVQPWSVAVLPDGSALVSERNDGRVHRVPAPGSGGRATVVGTLPITRTAGEGGLLGLAVGPDFATDPVVYAYYSTQDDNRIARVPLADDRLGEPEVVFDGIPNGRNHNGGRIAFGPDGYLYVGTGEAGDTSLSQNLDSLGGKILRITKDGEPAPGNPFGGSPVWSYGHRNVQGLAWDSRKRLWASEFGANTYDELNLIEPGGNYGWPQVEGRAGDDSYVDPVAQWPTAEMSPSGIAIGPDGAVYMAALRGESVWRVPVDADGAAGTPQRLLEGDYGRVRDIHFVGGGTAWIVTGNGDGDRVVALPAASVGVA, encoded by the coding sequence ATGACCCCGACCCGACGCCCCCTGCGCCGCGCCCTCGTCGCCCTCGCGCTCCTGCCGCTCGCCCTCGGCGCCTGCTCGTCGACCTCCGGCCCCGACGTGGCCGGGGCGGGACCGAGCGCGACGGGCTCGCCTGTCACGTCTTCGGCGACGGCGCCGACCGCAGCAGGGTCGTCGGCGCCCTCGTCGGGTGCCACCGGCACGACGACTACCTCCGAAAGCGCGGGTGCCGGCGGTGGCGCGGGGGCCACCACGACGGCATCCGCGAGCCCGTCGGGGGCGCCGACCCCGGCGGCGGTGACGGCTCCGACCGACGTGCTCACCGGGCTGGTGCAGCCGTGGTCGGTGGCCGTGCTTCCCGACGGGTCCGCGCTCGTCAGCGAGCGCAACGACGGCCGCGTGCACCGGGTGCCGGCCCCCGGCAGCGGTGGCCGGGCGACCGTCGTCGGCACCCTGCCGATCACCCGCACCGCCGGTGAGGGCGGCCTGCTCGGGCTGGCCGTGGGGCCCGACTTCGCCACCGACCCGGTCGTGTACGCGTACTACTCGACTCAGGACGACAACCGCATCGCCAGGGTGCCGCTGGCGGACGACCGGCTCGGTGAGCCCGAGGTCGTCTTCGACGGCATCCCCAACGGCCGCAACCACAACGGCGGACGCATCGCCTTCGGGCCCGACGGCTACCTCTACGTCGGTACGGGAGAGGCCGGCGACACCTCGCTGTCGCAGAACCTCGACTCGCTCGGCGGCAAGATCCTGCGGATCACGAAGGACGGCGAGCCGGCTCCGGGCAACCCGTTCGGCGGCTCACCCGTGTGGTCGTACGGGCACCGCAACGTGCAGGGGCTGGCCTGGGACAGCCGGAAACGCCTGTGGGCCAGCGAGTTCGGGGCCAACACGTACGACGAGCTCAACCTCATCGAGCCCGGCGGCAACTACGGCTGGCCCCAGGTCGAGGGCCGCGCCGGCGACGACAGCTACGTCGACCCCGTCGCGCAGTGGCCCACCGCGGAGATGTCCCCGAGCGGCATCGCGATCGGCCCCGACGGCGCCGTCTACATGGCCGCCCTGCGCGGCGAGTCGGTGTGGCGGGTCCCGGTGGACGCCGACGGCGCGGCCGGGACGCCGCAGCGCCTGCTCGAGGGCGACTACGGGCGGGTGCGCGACATCCACTTCGTGGGCGGCGGTACGGCGTGGATCGTCACCGGCAACGGTGACGGCGACCGTGTCGTCGCGCTCCCGGCGGCCTCGGTCGGCGTCGCCTGA
- the gatC gene encoding Asp-tRNA(Asn)/Glu-tRNA(Gln) amidotransferase subunit GatC, which translates to MANLTRDDVAHLAGLARIELSDAELDRMVGELGIILESVAQVQQAPTEGVDPMSHPMPLTNVTRPDVVRPSLGAEAVLAGAPEADQQRFSVPRILDED; encoded by the coding sequence ATGGCCAACCTGACCCGTGACGACGTCGCCCACCTCGCCGGGCTCGCCCGCATCGAGCTGTCCGACGCCGAGCTCGACCGCATGGTCGGCGAGCTCGGCATCATCCTCGAGTCGGTGGCGCAGGTGCAGCAGGCACCGACCGAGGGCGTCGACCCGATGTCGCACCCCATGCCGCTGACGAACGTCACCCGGCCCGACGTCGTGCGCCCGTCCCTCGGCGCCGAGGCCGTGCTCGCCGGCGCCCCCGAGGCCGACCAGCAGCGCTTCTCGGTGCCGCGCATCCTCGACGAGGACTGA
- the ligA gene encoding NAD-dependent DNA ligase LigA has translation MTRVSSDEVKGTDAGAPAPEAEVPSEAQHEWADLAEQASAAQFAYHVKDAPTISDAEYDGLIRRLTALEDEYPSLGTPDSPTQNVGGAAFATGFETVDHLERMLSLDNCFTEDELQAWADRVEREVGTGIHFLTELKIDGLAVNLLYEGGRLVRALTRGDGRTGEDVTHNVRTIAGIPTRLTGDDVPELVEVRGEVFFPTAAFADLNAGLVEAGKAPFANPRNAAAGSLRQKDPRVTASRPLRMLVHGLGARRGFEVARQSEAYEVLARWGLPTSDEVRVLDDVAAVTAYVEHHGAHRHDRAHDIDGVVVKVDEVPAQRQLGATSRAPRWAIAFKYPPEEVNTKLLDIRVNVGRTGRVTPYGVMEPVLVAGSTVENATLHNQTEVQRKGVLIGDTVVLRKAGDVIPEIVGPVVDLRDGTERPFVMPTECPSCGTPLAPEREGDKDIRCPNSRTCPSQLRERVFALAARGGFDIEALGWEGSLALLESGVITDEGDLFDVTAGQLARVPLYTRTAKKTDAAERVVDGRVLSAGGEKLVAELEKAKGQPLWRVLVALSIRHVGPTAARALAGHFHTMEAIRSASTDELAQAEGVGGIIAEAVTAWFEVDWHADIVRKWAAAGVRMEDEVDSSTPRTLEGLTVVVTGSLQGFSRDETKEAILRRGGKASGSVSKKTDYVVVGENAGTKAAKAEELGLTILDENGFRRLLETGSPDAEAGAQDQ, from the coding sequence ATGACGCGGGTGAGCAGCGACGAGGTGAAGGGCACGGATGCCGGTGCGCCGGCCCCCGAGGCGGAGGTGCCGAGCGAGGCCCAGCACGAGTGGGCCGACCTGGCCGAACAGGCGTCCGCCGCCCAGTTCGCGTACCACGTCAAGGACGCCCCGACGATCAGCGACGCCGAGTACGACGGCCTCATCCGGCGGCTGACCGCGCTCGAGGACGAGTACCCCTCGCTGGGCACCCCCGACAGCCCCACCCAGAACGTCGGCGGCGCCGCCTTCGCCACCGGGTTCGAGACCGTCGACCACCTCGAGCGCATGCTCAGCCTCGACAACTGCTTCACCGAGGACGAGCTGCAGGCCTGGGCCGACCGGGTCGAGCGGGAGGTCGGCACCGGCATCCACTTCCTCACCGAGCTGAAGATCGACGGCCTCGCCGTCAACCTCCTCTACGAGGGCGGCCGGCTCGTGCGCGCGCTGACCCGCGGCGACGGCCGCACCGGCGAGGACGTCACGCACAACGTGCGCACGATCGCCGGCATCCCGACCCGACTGACGGGCGACGACGTGCCCGAGCTCGTCGAGGTGCGCGGCGAGGTGTTCTTCCCGACCGCGGCCTTCGCCGACCTCAACGCCGGCCTCGTCGAGGCCGGTAAGGCCCCGTTCGCCAACCCGCGCAACGCCGCCGCCGGCTCGCTGCGGCAGAAGGACCCGCGCGTCACCGCCTCGCGCCCGCTGCGCATGCTCGTGCACGGCCTGGGTGCCCGCCGCGGCTTCGAGGTGGCCCGCCAGAGCGAGGCCTACGAGGTGCTCGCGCGCTGGGGGCTGCCGACGTCGGACGAGGTGCGCGTGCTCGACGACGTCGCCGCGGTGACCGCCTACGTCGAGCACCACGGGGCGCACCGCCACGACCGCGCCCACGACATCGACGGCGTCGTCGTCAAGGTCGACGAGGTGCCGGCCCAGCGCCAGCTCGGCGCCACGTCACGGGCCCCTCGCTGGGCGATCGCGTTCAAGTACCCGCCGGAGGAGGTCAACACCAAGCTGCTCGACATCCGGGTCAACGTCGGGCGCACCGGCCGGGTCACCCCCTACGGCGTCATGGAGCCGGTGCTCGTCGCGGGCTCGACCGTCGAGAACGCCACCCTGCACAACCAGACCGAGGTGCAGCGCAAGGGCGTGCTCATCGGTGACACCGTCGTGCTGCGCAAGGCCGGCGACGTCATCCCCGAGATCGTCGGCCCGGTCGTCGACCTGCGCGACGGCACCGAGCGGCCGTTCGTCATGCCGACCGAGTGCCCGTCGTGCGGCACCCCGCTCGCCCCCGAGCGCGAGGGTGACAAGGACATCCGGTGCCCCAACTCGCGCACCTGCCCCAGCCAGCTGCGCGAGCGGGTCTTCGCCCTCGCGGCCCGTGGCGGGTTCGACATCGAGGCCCTCGGCTGGGAGGGCTCGCTCGCCCTGCTCGAGTCCGGCGTCATCACCGACGAGGGCGACCTCTTCGACGTCACCGCCGGGCAGCTGGCCCGGGTGCCGCTCTACACCCGCACCGCCAAGAAGACGGATGCCGCCGAGCGGGTCGTCGACGGACGGGTACTGTCCGCCGGCGGCGAGAAGCTCGTCGCCGAGCTGGAGAAGGCCAAGGGGCAGCCGTTGTGGCGCGTGCTCGTGGCCCTGTCGATCCGGCACGTCGGGCCGACCGCGGCGCGGGCGCTCGCGGGCCACTTCCACACCATGGAGGCCATCCGGTCCGCGAGCACCGACGAGCTGGCCCAGGCCGAGGGCGTGGGCGGCATCATCGCCGAGGCCGTCACCGCCTGGTTCGAGGTCGACTGGCACGCCGACATCGTGCGCAAGTGGGCCGCCGCCGGGGTGCGCATGGAGGACGAGGTCGACTCCTCGACCCCGCGCACGCTCGAGGGACTGACCGTCGTCGTCACCGGCTCGCTGCAGGGATTCTCCCGCGACGAGACGAAGGAGGCGATCCTGCGTCGGGGCGGCAAGGCCTCGGGCTCGGTGTCGAAGAAGACCGACTACGTCGTCGTCGGCGAGAACGCCGGCACCAAGGCCGCCAAGGCGGAGGAGCTCGGCCTGACGATCCTCGACGAGAACGGCTTCCGACGCCTGCTCGAGACCGGTTCGCCCGACGCCGAGGCCGGTGCGCAGGACCAATAG
- a CDS encoding MoaD/ThiS family protein: MSAEASAEAAPEVVPGVVREAAPAAGRTPFAPVRVVLPGMLRDLADGRAEIEVDSPSASQSVADLLDRAFAAHRVLDGKVRDERGEIRRHVKVFVNGEDATRGQGVDTPVPSGARVHIVNAVSGG, from the coding sequence GTGAGCGCCGAAGCCTCCGCCGAAGCCGCCCCCGAGGTCGTCCCGGGGGTCGTCCGCGAGGCCGCACCCGCGGCCGGCCGGACGCCGTTCGCCCCGGTCCGCGTCGTGCTGCCCGGGATGCTGCGCGACCTCGCCGACGGCCGGGCCGAGATCGAGGTCGACTCTCCCTCGGCCTCGCAGAGCGTGGCCGACCTGCTCGACCGCGCCTTCGCCGCGCACCGGGTGCTCGACGGCAAGGTGCGCGACGAACGCGGCGAGATCCGCCGCCACGTCAAGGTGTTCGTCAACGGTGAGGACGCCACCCGGGGGCAGGGGGTCGACACCCCGGTCCCGAGCGGGGCGAGGGTGCACATCGTCAACGCCGTGAGCGGCGGCTGA